GGCGGTGTCCTCTTCGGCGTCTTCCACTACCTCCACCCGGCCGCCGGAGTCGAGCTCACCCTGCTCGCCATCACGCTGGCGATCCTGGCCGGGACCTGGCGGGGCCCGGGGCCCTTGCCGGGCCTGCTGTTCGGCGGACTGGCCATCGGCCTGGCCGAGTCACTCGTCCTCGCCTGGGCCGGCCCGCGCTGGCGGGAGCTGGTCGTGGCCGCGCTGCTGCTCGGCGTCCTCCTGGTCCGGGGCGGCGGCGAGGACCCGAGGCGACGGGCGCCATGACGACCGCGCTCCCGAGGGGCCTGGCGGCCGCAGCGGTGGCGGTCGCCGTCGCGCTCCCGGCGCTGGTGGGATTCGACCCGTACTACCTCTACATCCTCGGCGCCGCGCTCCTGTGGGCCTCGCTGGCCAGCGCCTGGAGCCTCCTCGCCTTCGCCGGCCAGATCTCCTTCGGCCACGCCGCCTACTTCGGCGCCGGCGCGTACACGAGCGCGCTGCTGGCCCAGCGCGCCGGGTGGAGTCCCTGGCTGAGCGTCCTGGCCGCGGCCGCCGGCGGCGCCGCCCTGGCCGTCCCCATCGGGCTCACCGCGCACCGCCTCGGCGGCGCCTCTCTCGCCCTCGCCACGTTCGCCTACGCGGAAGGGTGGCGGGTGGTCGCTCACAACTGGACGGAGCTGACCGGTGGCGGGGCCGGGCTCATCGGGATCCCGCCCCTGCCCCCGCTCCCCATCGGCGTTCCGGCGACGGCCTCCGGGGAGCGGACGAGCGCCTATTACCTGGCCCTCACGCTTCTCCTCGGCGCCCTGAGCCTCTTTGGCGGGCTCCGGCGGAGCCGGGTCGGCCTGGCGTGGGCGGCCATCCGAGAGCGGGAACAGCGCGCCCGACTGCTCGGGCTCGGCCCGACCCCGTACAAGCTCCTGGCCTTCGCCTGCTCGGGCGCGCTGACGGCGGCCGGCGGCGCGCTCTACGCGCACACGGTCCGCTTCCTCGAGCCGGACCTCGTCTTCGGCCGCCTCCTCTCGATTCTCCCGCTCGTCATGGCGACCTTCGGCGGCGCCCGCACGCTGCTCGGGCCGCCCGCGGGGGCCCTCCTGCTCTACCTGACGTCGGAGCTCGCGCTCGGGCCCACACTCCCACGCCTCCACCAGCTGCCATACGCGGTGGCCCTGATCGTGGCGGTCCTCGTCCTGCCGCGCGGGCTGGCCGGCCTGTGGCGCCGCGCGTGATGCCCGCGCTGCTCGAGCTCCGCGCGGTCAGCAAGCGCTTCGGCGGACTCCAGGCGCTCCGCGAGGTCACGTTCGGGATCGAGGCCGGGACGCTGGTGGCCTTGCTCGGTCCCAACGGGGCCGGCAAGACGACACTCTTCGACATCGTCACCGGCCTGGCGCGCCCCACCAGCGGGATGGTCCGGTTCGATGGCATCGACCTCGGGCGCGTCGCATCGCATCGGATCGCGGCCCTCGGGATCGGGCGGACCTTCCAGATCGCCCGCCTCTTCCCGGCGCTGCCGGCCGTCGACAACGTCCTGGTCGGCGTGACGTTCGGCCGTCGCCGCCTGGCGGCCGGCGAGCGCCGCGCGCGGGCCGCCCGGCTGCTCGAGATGGTGGGGCTCGAGGCGAAGGCCATGAGGCCGGCCCGCGAGCTCTCGCTCGGCGAGCAGAAGCGCCTCGAGCTCGCCGTGGCTCTCGGGCCCGAGCCGCGCCTGCTGCTCCTCGACGAGCTCGCCTCCGGGCTGCCCCCGCGCGGACGCGAAGAGGTCGTCCGCTTCTACAGCCGGCTGCGGGGCGGCGGCCTGACGATCCTGGCCATCGAGCACTCGCCCGGCCGGCTGGCCGAGCTGGCGGATCGGGTCCTCGTGCTCGACCAGGGCGCGCTCGTCGCCGACGGCCGCCCGCGCGAGGTCCTCGCCTCGCGCCGGGTGGCCGAGGCCTATCTCGGCGAGGACGACTAGCGTGGCCGGGGGTCGGCCGCGCCGGGCCGTCGGAGCCGTGGTGGGGCTCCTGGTCCTGCTCCTCGGGGCGCGAGGCGGAGCCGAGCCCCGCCTCTACGTCGTCGACCCGGAGCGGAGCCAGATCCGCTTCCACGCGGTCTCGCGTCTGATGGATGCCGACGGAGCCTTCGGTCGCTTCAGCGGCGAGGTGCGCCTCGACGCAGGTCGACCCGAGACCGCGGCGGGGCGGCTGACCATCGAGGTGGCCTCGATCGACACCGGCATCCGCGTCCGGGACAGCCACCTCCGCAGCGACGACTTCTTCGACGTCGAGCGCTACCCGCGGGCGACCTTCGTGATCGCCGCCGTACGGCGCGAGGGCGAGCGCTGGGTGGTCGGTGGCCAGCTCACCATCCACGGTGTCACCCGGACGATCGCGGTCCCGGTGACCGTGACCGCCTCCGAACGGTCGATCCGGGTCGCCGGAGAGCTCACCCTGAACCGGCGGGAGTTCGGGATCAACTACTCCAGCCGGCTCAACCCGATCCGCGACGAGGTGCGGGTGTGGTTCGATCTCTCGGTGGTGCCCCGGTGAGCGCGGCGCCGGTGTCTCTCCTGGCCGTCGACCGGGTGGCCGCCGGCTACGGGGGCGCCCTGGTGCTGCGCGAGCTCTCGCTGGAGGTGCGCCCGGGGGAGTTCGTGGCGCTGCTCGGTCCGAACGGCGCCGGGAAGACGACGCTGCTCCGTACCATCGTCGGGCTGCTGCCGATCCGGACGGGGACCATCCGCCTCGGCGGCCTGCGGCTCGACGGCCTGCCGCCCTACCGGATCGCCGCCCAGGGGGTGACCGCCGTCCCGGAGGGCCGGCGCCTCTTCGACGAGCTGACGGTCCGCGAGAACCTCGAGTTGGGCGCCTACCTGCCGCCCGCCCGCCGGGACCGGGCGGCCAGCCTGGCCCGGGTGGAGCATCTCCTTCCCGCGCTGCGCGACCGGCGGGACGAGCGCGCCGGCGCGCTCTCCGGCGGCGAGCAGCAGATGGTCGCGATCGGCCGTGGTCTCATGGCGCGGCCGCGTCTCCTCCTCCTCG
This portion of the Candidatus Methylomirabilota bacterium genome encodes:
- a CDS encoding ABC transporter ATP-binding protein, producing the protein MSAAPVSLLAVDRVAAGYGGALVLRELSLEVRPGEFVALLGPNGAGKTTLLRTIVGLLPIRTGTIRLGGLRLDGLPPYRIAAQGVTAVPEGRRLFDELTVRENLELGAYLPPARRDRAASLARVEHLLPALRDRRDERAGALSGGEQQMVAIGRGLMARPRLLLLDDPFLGLAHPVLHRVTAALRELSATGGVSILAAGQHVRRLLRLADRAYLLEEGRVAVTGPAADLLQDPHVRRTLLELAPPESP
- a CDS encoding ATP-binding cassette domain-containing protein, which encodes MPALLELRAVSKRFGGLQALREVTFGIEAGTLVALLGPNGAGKTTLFDIVTGLARPTSGMVRFDGIDLGRVASHRIAALGIGRTFQIARLFPALPAVDNVLVGVTFGRRRLAAGERRARAARLLEMVGLEAKAMRPARELSLGEQKRLELAVALGPEPRLLLLDELASGLPPRGREEVVRFYSRLRGGGLTILAIEHSPGRLAELADRVLVLDQGALVADGRPREVLASRRVAEAYLGEDD
- a CDS encoding YceI family protein, which codes for MAGGRPRRAVGAVVGLLVLLLGARGGAEPRLYVVDPERSQIRFHAVSRLMDADGAFGRFSGEVRLDAGRPETAAGRLTIEVASIDTGIRVRDSHLRSDDFFDVERYPRATFVIAAVRREGERWVVGGQLTIHGVTRTIAVPVTVTASERSIRVAGELTLNRREFGINYSSRLNPIRDEVRVWFDLSVVPR
- a CDS encoding branched-chain amino acid ABC transporter permease: MTTALPRGLAAAAVAVAVALPALVGFDPYYLYILGAALLWASLASAWSLLAFAGQISFGHAAYFGAGAYTSALLAQRAGWSPWLSVLAAAAGGAALAVPIGLTAHRLGGASLALATFAYAEGWRVVAHNWTELTGGGAGLIGIPPLPPLPIGVPATASGERTSAYYLALTLLLGALSLFGGLRRSRVGLAWAAIREREQRARLLGLGPTPYKLLAFACSGALTAAGGALYAHTVRFLEPDLVFGRLLSILPLVMATFGGARTLLGPPAGALLLYLTSELALGPTLPRLHQLPYAVALIVAVLVLPRGLAGLWRRA